One region of Hoeflea sp. 108 genomic DNA includes:
- a CDS encoding GGDEF domain-containing protein produces MLKIILKASAITAAVIAVSQVVSFAGRYVAGQPFTWFVFMMNSLLPMLTAFPAGLYVFWQNAKLRRALDDLSVLHAKLETKANRDQMTGFLNREAFFERFKQVRRKTDEGALLLIDADHFKKINDTYGHLVGDEALKLIAGAIDATTRQPDVVGRIGGEEFCVFLPAVGRSEAAEIAERIRLAVERLEFLPNGIRHPLTISVGIALSIGQQPTSQLMRRADRCLYEAKGRGRNTVVIEDALEVA; encoded by the coding sequence GTGCTCAAGATCATTTTGAAGGCCAGCGCCATCACGGCCGCTGTCATCGCCGTCAGCCAGGTGGTTTCGTTTGCCGGCCGCTATGTCGCTGGCCAGCCCTTCACCTGGTTCGTGTTCATGATGAACTCGCTCCTGCCCATGCTCACCGCCTTTCCGGCCGGCCTCTATGTGTTCTGGCAGAATGCCAAGCTGCGTCGGGCGCTGGACGATCTTTCGGTGCTCCATGCCAAGCTGGAGACCAAGGCCAATCGCGACCAGATGACCGGGTTCCTCAATCGCGAGGCCTTCTTCGAAAGGTTCAAGCAAGTGCGTCGCAAGACTGACGAAGGAGCGCTTCTGCTTATCGACGCTGATCACTTCAAGAAGATCAACGACACCTATGGCCACCTTGTCGGCGATGAGGCGCTGAAGCTGATTGCGGGAGCGATCGACGCCACCACGCGCCAGCCCGATGTCGTCGGCCGCATCGGCGGCGAGGAATTCTGTGTCTTTCTGCCGGCCGTCGGCCGTAGCGAGGCGGCCGAGATCGCCGAACGGATCAGGCTTGCCGTCGAGCGCCTCGAATTTTTGCCGAATGGCATCAGGCATCCGCTGACCATCAGCGTGGGCATCGCGCTTTCGATCGGGCAGCAGCCGACCTCGCAACTGATGCGGCGCGCCGACCGCTGTCTCTACGAGGCGAAGGGCCGCGGCCGTAACACCGTCGTTATCGAAGACGCGCTGGAGGTTGCGTAA
- a CDS encoding IlvD/Edd family dehydratase: protein MAGTKTTKKLRSQEWFDNPDNPGMTALYLERYLNFGLTREELQSGKPLIGIAQTGSDLSPCNRHHIELAKRVRDGIVAAGGVPFEFPCHPIQETGKRPTASLDRNLAYLSLVEVLYGYPLDGVVLTVGCDKTTPALLMAAATVNIPAIALSVGPMLNGWHKGERTGSGTIVWKSREKLSAGEIDYDQFMDIVASSAPSVGYCNTMGTATTMNSLAEALGMQLPGSAAIPAPYRERGQISYDTGKRIVDMVREDLKPSDIMTREAFENAIVVNSAIGGSTNAPIHLNAIARHLGVVLDNDDWQKVGHHVPLLVNLQPAGEYLGEDYHHAGGVPAVVAELMKAGLLPHPDAITANGRTMGENCAAAENMDTKVIRSVADPLKKDAGFINLKGNLFDSAIMKTSVISGEFRERYLSNPGDPEAFEGTAKVFDGPEDYHARIDDPAEAIDENTILFMRGTGPVGYPGAAEVVNMQPPAYLIKRGIHALPCIGDGRQSGTSGSPSILNASPEAAVGGGLALLKSGDRVRIDLRKGTADILVSNDEITRRRAELQANGGYRYPDHQTPWQEIQRGMVDQLSEGMVLKPAVKYQRVAQSKGVPRDNH, encoded by the coding sequence ATGGCCGGCACTAAGACGACGAAGAAGCTCCGTTCGCAGGAGTGGTTCGACAATCCCGACAATCCCGGCATGACCGCGCTCTATCTCGAGCGCTACCTGAATTTCGGCCTGACCCGCGAGGAACTGCAGTCGGGCAAGCCACTGATCGGCATCGCCCAGACCGGCTCCGACCTGTCGCCATGCAATCGCCACCACATCGAGCTCGCCAAGCGTGTTCGCGACGGCATCGTTGCAGCGGGCGGCGTGCCATTCGAGTTCCCTTGCCACCCGATCCAGGAAACGGGAAAACGCCCCACCGCTTCGCTCGACCGCAACCTCGCCTATCTCAGCCTGGTCGAAGTGCTCTACGGCTATCCACTTGACGGCGTGGTGCTGACCGTCGGCTGCGACAAGACCACGCCGGCGCTGCTAATGGCAGCCGCCACTGTGAATATCCCGGCCATCGCGCTGTCAGTGGGGCCTATGCTCAATGGCTGGCACAAGGGCGAACGCACCGGCTCGGGCACCATCGTGTGGAAGTCGCGCGAAAAGCTGTCGGCCGGCGAGATCGACTACGACCAGTTCATGGACATCGTCGCCTCTTCGGCACCATCGGTCGGCTATTGCAACACCATGGGCACGGCAACGACGATGAACAGCCTGGCCGAGGCGCTGGGTATGCAGCTACCAGGTTCGGCCGCGATCCCCGCACCCTATCGCGAGCGCGGCCAGATCTCCTACGACACCGGCAAGCGTATCGTCGACATGGTGCGCGAGGACCTGAAGCCTTCCGACATCATGACGCGCGAGGCGTTCGAGAATGCCATCGTCGTCAACTCGGCCATCGGCGGATCGACCAATGCGCCCATCCATCTCAACGCCATCGCCCGCCATCTCGGCGTGGTGCTCGACAATGACGACTGGCAGAAGGTGGGCCACCATGTGCCGCTGCTGGTCAATCTGCAGCCGGCCGGCGAATATCTTGGCGAGGATTACCACCACGCCGGCGGGGTGCCGGCCGTTGTCGCGGAGCTCATGAAGGCCGGGCTCCTGCCGCACCCGGATGCCATCACTGCCAATGGCCGGACGATGGGCGAGAACTGCGCTGCGGCCGAGAACATGGACACCAAGGTCATCCGGTCGGTCGCCGACCCGCTGAAGAAGGACGCCGGCTTCATCAATCTGAAGGGCAATCTGTTCGACAGCGCGATCATGAAGACGAGCGTGATTTCAGGCGAATTCCGCGAACGCTATCTGTCGAATCCTGGGGATCCCGAAGCTTTCGAGGGCACGGCAAAGGTGTTCGACGGACCGGAGGATTATCACGCCCGCATCGACGATCCGGCCGAGGCCATCGATGAGAACACTATCCTGTTCATGCGCGGGACCGGTCCTGTCGGCTATCCTGGTGCTGCCGAGGTAGTGAACATGCAGCCGCCGGCCTACCTGATCAAGCGCGGCATTCATGCACTGCCCTGCATTGGCGACGGCCGCCAGTCCGGCACCTCGGGTTCACCGTCGATCCTTAACGCTTCGCCGGAAGCCGCTGTCGGCGGCGGGCTGGCGCTGCTGAAATCGGGCGACCGCGTGCGCATCGACCTGAGAAAAGGGACGGCCGACATCCTCGTCAGCAACGACGAGATCACCCGCCGCCGCGCCGAGTTGCAGGCCAATGGCGGTTATCGTTACCCCGATCACCAGACTCCATGGCAGGAGATCCAGCGCGGCATGGTCGACCAGCTGTCTGAAGGCATGGTGCTCAAGCCGGCAGTGAAGTACCAGCGAGTCGCTCAAAGCAAGGGTGTTCCGCGCGACAATCACTAA
- a CDS encoding carbon monoxide dehydrogenase subunit G, with protein MALVIEGEEKIAAPIDVVWKALNDPEILKESIPGCESLEMSSPTEMAAKVVLKIGPIKATFAGEVTLKNLKPPHSYTIEGEGKGGIAGFAKGGADVTLVEDGPEATILKYAAKADVGGKIAQLGSRLITSTSKKLAGQFFSTFGEKVGGG; from the coding sequence ATGGCTCTGGTGATCGAAGGCGAGGAAAAGATCGCGGCCCCCATCGATGTGGTCTGGAAGGCGCTGAACGATCCTGAGATCCTGAAGGAAAGCATTCCCGGCTGCGAGAGCCTAGAGATGTCGTCGCCCACTGAAATGGCCGCCAAGGTGGTGCTCAAGATAGGGCCGATCAAGGCAACCTTTGCCGGCGAGGTCACGCTCAAGAACCTCAAGCCGCCGCACTCCTACACCATCGAGGGCGAGGGCAAGGGCGGCATCGCAGGCTTCGCCAAGGGCGGCGCCGATGTCACGCTCGTCGAGGACGGACCCGAAGCGACCATCCTGAAGTATGCGGCCAAGGCCGATGTCGGCGGCAAGATCGCCCAGCTCGGCAGCCGGCTCATCACCTCGACCTCGAAGAAGCTCGCCGGACAATTCTTCTCGACCTTCGGCGAGAAGGTGGGCGGAGGATAG
- a CDS encoding Mrp/NBP35 family ATP-binding protein encodes MTVTKETVLERLKTINGPDFSGNIVELGLVSEVFIADGKVFFSITVPAARAQEMEPLRAAAERVVKAIPGVSGAVVALTAEKKGGGMEAPVPTKPAAPRPATAPAARPAQHAPASQSQGKRGVPGIASIIAVASGKGGVGKSTTAVNIALGLAANGLKVGVLDADIYGPSMPKLLGIHGRPETVDGKILKPMQNYGLKVMSMGFLVDEETPMIWRGPMVMSALTQMLREVEWGPLDVLVVDMPPGTGDAQLTMAQQVPLAGAVIVSTPQDLALIDARKGLNMFKKVDVPLLGIVENMSYFVAPDTGKRYDIFGHGGARKEAERLGVTFLGEVPLEMGIRESSDAGTPVTVSKPDSAQAQTYRAIAAKVWERLQEEKGAAEATTPTIVFE; translated from the coding sequence ATGACAGTCACCAAAGAAACCGTCCTGGAGCGTCTCAAGACGATCAACGGCCCGGATTTCTCAGGCAACATCGTCGAGCTCGGGCTCGTCTCGGAAGTTTTCATCGCTGACGGCAAGGTGTTTTTCTCGATCACCGTACCTGCCGCGCGCGCCCAGGAGATGGAGCCGCTGCGCGCCGCAGCCGAACGCGTCGTCAAGGCCATTCCCGGCGTCAGCGGTGCCGTTGTCGCCCTGACCGCCGAGAAGAAGGGCGGCGGCATGGAAGCGCCGGTGCCGACGAAGCCCGCGGCACCCCGCCCAGCGACCGCACCTGCGGCACGGCCGGCTCAGCATGCGCCCGCCTCGCAGTCGCAGGGCAAGCGCGGTGTGCCCGGCATCGCCTCGATCATCGCGGTCGCCTCCGGCAAGGGTGGTGTCGGCAAGTCGACGACGGCGGTCAACATTGCCCTCGGCCTCGCCGCCAACGGCCTCAAGGTCGGCGTGCTTGACGCAGACATCTATGGCCCGTCGATGCCCAAGCTTCTCGGCATTCATGGCCGCCCCGAGACGGTTGACGGCAAGATCCTGAAGCCGATGCAGAACTATGGCCTCAAGGTCATGTCGATGGGGTTCCTCGTCGATGAGGAAACGCCGATGATCTGGCGCGGGCCGATGGTCATGTCGGCCCTGACCCAGATGCTGCGCGAGGTCGAATGGGGGCCGCTCGACGTGCTCGTCGTCGACATGCCTCCCGGCACCGGCGACGCCCAGCTGACCATGGCCCAGCAGGTGCCGCTGGCAGGTGCGGTCATCGTCTCGACGCCGCAGGATCTGGCGCTGATCGATGCCCGCAAGGGTCTCAACATGTTCAAGAAGGTCGATGTCCCGCTGCTCGGCATCGTCGAGAACATGAGCTATTTCGTCGCCCCCGACACCGGCAAGCGCTACGACATCTTCGGCCATGGTGGCGCGAGGAAGGAAGCCGAACGCCTCGGCGTCACCTTCCTGGGCGAAGTGCCGCTGGAAATGGGCATCCGCGAAAGCTCCGATGCCGGAACGCCTGTTACCGTCTCCAAGCCCGACAGCGCCCAGGCGCAAACCTATCGCGCCATTGCCGCCAAAGTCTGGGAGCGCCTGCAGGAGGAAAAGGGCGCCGCCGAAGCGACAACACCGACCATCGTGTTCGAATAG
- a CDS encoding metalloregulator ArsR/SmtB family transcription factor codes for MTEDRLDATFASLADPTRRAILARLAQGEATVNELAEPFEMSLPAISRHLKVLERAGLISRGREAQWRPCRLEAGPLKDIANWVEHYRRFWDQSFDRMADYLKELQTPKGDPDDRKN; via the coding sequence ATGACCGAAGATCGCCTCGACGCCACTTTCGCCAGCCTCGCCGACCCCACAAGGCGAGCCATCCTCGCCCGGCTTGCCCAGGGCGAGGCGACGGTCAACGAACTGGCCGAGCCGTTCGAGATGAGCCTGCCTGCGATCTCGCGCCATCTGAAGGTGCTGGAGCGTGCCGGTCTCATCAGCCGCGGTCGCGAGGCGCAGTGGCGCCCGTGCCGGCTGGAGGCCGGACCGCTCAAGGACATTGCCAACTGGGTCGAGCACTACCGCCGCTTCTGGGATCAGAGCTTCGACCGCATGGCCGACTATCTCAAGGAACTGCAGACGCCCAAGGGAGATCCGGATGACCGCAAGAACTGA
- a CDS encoding methyltransferase domain-containing protein — MIDDRLYIDPELVQFYDLENEGGDDVDFILQFTGDARSVLDLGCGTGALTAMLAPGRTVTGADPAPAMLDVARKRPGGDLVEWVEGDARKLRLGKSFDLVILTGHAFQVFLTAEEQQAALNTIAAHLAPGGRFIFDTRNPLAEAWLGWGPGDSQRSVEHPVYGPVEAWNDAVQDETTGIVTYDTFYRVPANSRLFHAQSRIAFPAQEPLAAMIATAGLVVDRWLGSWQGAEFTQASREIIPIGRKG; from the coding sequence TTGATCGACGACCGTCTCTACATCGACCCCGAACTCGTGCAGTTCTACGACCTCGAGAACGAAGGCGGCGACGATGTCGACTTCATCCTGCAGTTCACCGGCGACGCCCGCAGCGTGCTCGACCTCGGCTGCGGCACCGGCGCCCTGACGGCAATGCTTGCGCCCGGCCGCACAGTAACCGGCGCCGATCCGGCGCCGGCCATGCTGGATGTCGCCCGCAAACGACCCGGCGGCGACCTGGTCGAATGGGTCGAGGGCGACGCCCGCAAGCTTCGCCTCGGCAAGTCCTTCGACCTGGTCATCCTGACCGGTCACGCCTTCCAGGTATTCTTGACGGCGGAGGAGCAACAGGCGGCGCTGAACACCATCGCGGCCCATCTCGCGCCCGGTGGGCGCTTCATCTTCGACACCCGCAATCCGCTGGCAGAGGCCTGGCTGGGCTGGGGTCCCGGCGACTCGCAACGCAGCGTCGAGCATCCCGTCTACGGCCCGGTGGAAGCCTGGAACGATGCCGTGCAGGATGAGACGACAGGCATCGTCACCTACGACACCTTCTACCGCGTCCCGGCAAACAGCCGGTTGTTCCATGCTCAATCGCGCATCGCCTTCCCGGCGCAGGAGCCACTCGCCGCGATGATCGCCACTGCGGGCCTTGTCGTCGACCGCTGGCTCGGCAGCTGGCAGGGCGCAGAGTTCACGCAAGCGTCGCGAGAGATCATCCCGATCGGCCGCAAGGGCTGA
- a CDS encoding SRPBCC domain-containing protein — protein sequence MTARTDTVAAQSFVLEFSRVFEAPPALVFRMWSSPEHLCRWWGPKGFTSSCETHEFRKGGSYHLLIHGHLDNGMSGSFREIVENQRIVFTFAWDHDPDWQTLVTVTLKAEGDGTRLTFRQEPFLDVETRDSHLGGWGECLDRLADALAGRPVV from the coding sequence ATGACCGCAAGAACTGACACTGTCGCCGCCCAGTCATTTGTCCTCGAATTCTCACGCGTCTTCGAAGCGCCGCCGGCGCTCGTCTTCCGCATGTGGTCGAGCCCCGAGCATCTCTGCCGCTGGTGGGGGCCGAAAGGCTTCACGTCGAGTTGCGAGACGCACGAGTTCCGCAAAGGCGGCAGCTATCATCTCCTGATCCACGGCCATCTCGACAACGGCATGTCCGGCTCCTTCCGCGAGATCGTCGAGAACCAGAGGATCGTCTTCACCTTCGCCTGGGATCACGACCCCGATTGGCAGACCCTGGTAACGGTGACGCTGAAGGCCGAGGGCGACGGTACGCGACTGACCTTCCGCCAGGAGCCGTTCCTCGACGTCGAAACCCGCGACTCGCATCTGGGTGGCTGGGGCGAATGCCTCGATCGCCTGGCCGATGCGCTCGCCGGCCGGCCCGTGGTTTGA
- a CDS encoding DUF6065 family protein codes for MFLTPKPRSIRFRCRSEDDGVIPPPVPAKTFMPDWFRKLPAVDPEKLSTGDSGLTVKRCMPFLDAMTAGWIIRLAATVRMEISNGGAKVDTAWDFDRTLVSNHGAHQVAGNPRAPLPPCKFHNYWSIRTPPGWSCLFVQPLNRPNGIFEIVSGVVDTDSYTADIHFPFFATGTDGLHIIEKGAPIAQVIPFERKALELSADICAESEDEKQDRTRVFRNTISAEGWYRKFARAQR; via the coding sequence ATGTTCCTGACGCCCAAGCCGCGCTCGATACGCTTTCGCTGCCGCTCTGAGGACGATGGCGTGATCCCGCCGCCGGTTCCGGCCAAGACCTTCATGCCCGACTGGTTCCGCAAGCTGCCGGCGGTCGATCCCGAGAAGCTGTCGACCGGCGACAGCGGGCTGACGGTCAAGCGCTGCATGCCGTTTCTCGACGCCATGACCGCCGGCTGGATCATCCGGCTCGCGGCAACCGTGCGCATGGAGATTTCGAACGGCGGCGCGAAGGTCGACACCGCCTGGGATTTCGACCGCACGCTGGTCAGCAACCACGGCGCCCACCAGGTGGCCGGCAACCCGCGCGCGCCGCTGCCGCCCTGCAAGTTTCACAACTACTGGAGCATCCGCACGCCGCCGGGCTGGAGCTGCCTGTTCGTGCAGCCGCTGAACCGCCCCAACGGCATCTTCGAGATCGTCTCGGGTGTTGTCGACACCGACAGCTACACGGCCGACATCCATTTCCCGTTCTTCGCCACCGGCACTGATGGGCTTCACATCATCGAAAAGGGCGCGCCGATCGCGCAGGTCATCCCCTTCGAGCGCAAGGCACTGGAGCTTTCGGCCGACATATGCGCCGAGAGCGAGGACGAAAAGCAGGACCGTACCCGTGTCTTCCGTAACACCATCTCCGCCGAGGGATGGTACCGAAAGTTCGCCCGCGCCCAGCGCTGA
- a CDS encoding GFA family protein codes for MLKSYRGSCHCGAVHFECQLDLAPEGQRAKPELDGVWWTSSFRCNCSWCAKTRFWKNFARPAGFRVVTGAEMLTEYRFGTSAIRHRFCSRCGVHPFASASFEIMGGDFYAVNIACLDDISADELAAVPIIYEDGKNDAWDRPPAVTAYL; via the coding sequence ATGCTGAAATCCTATCGCGGCAGTTGCCACTGCGGAGCCGTGCATTTCGAATGTCAGCTCGATCTGGCGCCCGAGGGTCAACGCGCGAAGCCCGAGCTTGACGGCGTCTGGTGGACGTCGAGCTTCCGCTGCAATTGTTCCTGGTGCGCCAAGACGCGGTTCTGGAAGAATTTTGCCCGCCCCGCCGGCTTCCGAGTCGTCACGGGTGCCGAGATGCTGACCGAATATCGCTTCGGCACGTCGGCCATCCGCCACAGATTCTGCAGCCGCTGTGGCGTCCATCCCTTCGCCTCGGCCAGCTTCGAAATCATGGGCGGCGATTTCTACGCCGTGAACATCGCTTGTCTCGACGACATCTCTGCCGACGAACTGGCCGCCGTGCCAATCATCTATGAGGACGGCAAGAACGACGCCTGGGACCGGCCGCCGGCAGTGACCGCTTACCTTTAG
- a CDS encoding thioredoxin family protein, translating to MQHEIVSRGEWIAARLALLAKEKAMTRARDDLSAERRELPWVRIDKQYHFDGPEGRLSLSDLFDGRSQLFVKHFMMAPGQQHHCVGCSFELDNVDSVLVHLENHDVSYVAITRAPLAEAEALKARMGWKARFVSSFGSDFNYDFNVSYTPEQLAAKKAIYNFAPLDFPIEDLSGDSVFYKDDDGQIYQTYSTFGRGAEQFLGIYGFLDVMPKGRAENGPFHLLADWVRPHDMYGKGGMVEMTGRYHPAGCGCGKHG from the coding sequence ATGCAGCATGAAATCGTATCGCGAGGCGAGTGGATTGCGGCGCGTCTGGCGCTGCTCGCCAAGGAAAAGGCAATGACCAGGGCGCGTGACGACTTGAGCGCTGAACGGCGCGAACTGCCCTGGGTCAGGATCGACAAACAGTATCATTTCGACGGTCCTGAGGGTCGGCTGTCGCTATCCGACCTGTTCGACGGCCGCAGCCAGCTGTTCGTCAAGCATTTCATGATGGCGCCGGGTCAGCAGCACCACTGCGTCGGCTGTTCGTTCGAGCTCGACAACGTCGACAGCGTGCTTGTCCACCTCGAGAACCACGACGTCAGCTACGTTGCGATCACCCGTGCGCCGCTTGCCGAAGCCGAGGCGCTCAAGGCGCGCATGGGCTGGAAGGCGCGCTTCGTCTCGTCCTTCGGCAGCGATTTCAACTACGACTTCAACGTCTCCTATACGCCCGAGCAATTGGCGGCGAAGAAGGCCATCTACAATTTCGCGCCGCTCGACTTCCCTATCGAGGATCTCTCCGGCGACAGCGTCTTCTACAAGGACGACGACGGCCAGATTTATCAGACTTATTCGACCTTCGGTCGCGGCGCGGAGCAGTTTCTTGGCATCTATGGTTTTCTCGACGTGATGCCCAAGGGCCGCGCCGAGAACGGGCCGTTCCACCTGCTCGCCGACTGGGTCAGGCCGCACGACATGTATGGCAAGGGCGGCATGGTCGAGATGACGGGACGCTACCATCCGGCCGGCTGCGGCTGCGGCAAGCACGGCTGA